A DNA window from Brassica napus cultivar Da-Ae chromosome C1, Da-Ae, whole genome shotgun sequence contains the following coding sequences:
- the LOC106352293 gene encoding uncharacterized protein LOC106352293 → METPLSSRRVTGSQAIFPTNNSDSLRRTEDSSFSQRKNINAQEDRSALMDITNDSPIVGLAMQTPPSGFVCKRQNSRIIKSTPGSGEALLRGQVKTLLEKVEEGTELTHSIKPLPFIHLVTSPMRLLAPTPANTPLFPNFSDDKVQIKIASPVVAGHLRTSQVSYVNRTLKKSEIFEEKEEMSMSISRSLLFDFTDKPALWDEEEEVEMTRAEFAGKHSRFVYNSEDDEIVEAKKVCY, encoded by the exons ATGGAGACTCCATTATCATCAAGAAGAGTCACTGGATCTCAGGCTATCTTTCCTACCAACAACTCTGATTCGTTGA GAAGAACAGAGGACTCAAGCTTCTCTCAAAGGAAGAACATCAACGCACAAGAAGACAGATCGGCACTCATGGACATAACCAACGACTCACCGATCGTGGGTCTAGCGATGCAGACTCCTCCTTCAGGGTTCGTGTGTAAGAGACAGAACAGCAGAATCATCAAGAGCACGCCTGGTTCTGGTGAAGCTCTTCTGAGAGGACAAGTCAAAACCCTTTTGGAAAAGGTCGAAGAAGGAACAGAGCTCACACATTCAATAAAGCCTCTCCCTTTCATCCATCTCGTCACTTCCCCGATGAGACTTCTCGCCCCAACTCCAGCAAACACTCCCCTGTTTCCAAACTTTTCAGATGATAAAGTGCAGATTAAGATCGCATCTCCCGTTGTCGCCGGACACTTGAGAACATCTCAAGTAAGCTATGTTAATCGGACTTTGAAGAAAAGTGAGATATttgaagagaaggaagaaatgAGTATGAGCATAAGTCGTTCTTTGCTTTTTGATTTCACGGATAAGCCAGCACTatgggatgaagaagaagaggtggaGATGACTCGAGCTGAATTTGCAGGGAAACATAGTAGATTTGTGTACAACAGTGAAGATGATGAGATTGTAGAGGCCAAAAAAGTTTgctactga